The Phocoena phocoena chromosome 4, mPhoPho1.1, whole genome shotgun sequence genome contains a region encoding:
- the P2RY1 gene encoding P2Y purinoceptor 1 — MTEVLWPAVPNGTDAAFLAGPGSPWVNSTVASTAAVASPFKCALTKTGFQFYYLPAVYILVFIVGFLGNSVAIWMFVFHMKPWSGISVYMFNLALADFLYVLTLPALIFYYFNKTDWIFGDAMCKLQRFIFHVNLYGSILFLTCISAHRYSGVVYPLKSLGRLKKKNAVCISVLVWLIVVVGISPILFYSGTGIRKNKTITCYDTTSDEYLRSYFIYSMCTTVAMFCVPLVLILGCYGLIVRALIYKDLDNSPLRRKSIYLVIIVLTVFAVSYIPFHVMKTMNLRARLDFQTPEMCAFNDRVYATYQVTRGLASLNSCVDPILYFLAGDTFRRRLSRATRKASRRSEANLQSKSEDMTLNILPEFKQNGDTSL, encoded by the coding sequence ATGACCGAGGTGCTGTGGCCGGCGGTCCCCAATGGGACGGACGCTGCCTTCCTGGCCGGCCCGGGCTCGCCCTGGGTGAACAGCACAGTGGCCTCCACCGCCGCCGTCGCCTCTCCGTTCAAATGCGCGCTGACCAAGACAGGCTTCCAGTTCTACTACCTGCCAGCTGTCTACATCTTGGTGTTCATTGTCGGCTTCCTGGGCAACAGCGTGGCCATCTGGATGTTCGTCTTCCACATGAAGCCGTGGAGCGGCATCTCCGTGTACATGTTCAACTTGGCCTTGGCGGACTTCTTGTACGTGCTGACTCTGCCGGCGCTCATCTTCTACTACTTCAATAAGACCGACTGGATCTTCGGGGATGCCATGTGCAAGCTGCAGAGGTTCATCTTCCATGTGAATCTCTATGGCAGCATCTTGTTCCTGACCTGCATCAGCGCGCACCGGTACAGCGGTGTGGTGTACCCGCTCAAGTCCCTGGGCAGGCTGAAGAAGAAGAACGCAGTCTGTATCAGCGTGCTGGTGTGGCTCATCGTGGTGGTGGGGATCTCCCCCATCCTCTTCTATTCCGGCACCGGGATCCGGAAAAACAAAACCATCACCTGCTATGACACCACCTCAGACGAGTACCTGCGAAGTTATTTCATCTACAGCATGTGCACGACTGTGGCCATGTTCTGTGTCCCTTTGGTGCTGATTTTGGGCTGTTACGGATTAATTGTGAGAGCTTTGATTTACAAAGACCTGGACAATTCGCCTCTGAGGAGGAAATCCATTTACCTGGTGATTATTGTACTGACTGTTTTTGCTGTGTCTTACATCCCTTTCCACGTGATGAAAACAATGAATTTGAGGGCCCGGCTGGATTTTCAGACCCCAGAAATGTGTGCTTTCAATGACAGGGTTTATGCCACTTATCAGGTGACAAGAGGTCTAGCAAGTCTCAACAGTTGTGTGGACCCCATTCTCTATTTCTTGGCAGGAGATACTTTCAGAAGGAGACTCTCCCGAGCCACcaggaaagcttccagaagaagtGAGGCAAATTTGCAGTCCAAGAGTGAAGACATGACTCTCAATATTTTACCCGAGTTCAAGCAGAACGGAGATACAAGCTTGTGA